A window from Corynebacterium singulare encodes these proteins:
- a CDS encoding pseudouridine synthase yields the protein MTAPIPLEKKSMAGARIELKSMGKRIVHKRRGATPLPIRDGLNPTQARVPEGPISAWDFVRGLITSQRHRHPDDNDQALQARFNANEVVTQNGTALNPDSILDTNAVVYFYRIPAPEVPVPYDIPILFEDEHLLVVDKPPFMATMPRARHITETATVRLRRMTGNNELSPAHRLDRLTSGILVFTKDRAVRGAYQTLFAERRVTKTYEAIAPLADVSPGTLWRSRMEKTPGELQGRIVDGEVNAITEVLAVEPIEKTPYEAIHGPLPPLAKYTLKPHTGKTHQLRLHMLQAGIPIIGDPIYPVIYPSEAEDMRIPMHLTATHISFIDPVTGDTRGFSSQLPLYTHRLIAH from the coding sequence ATGACGGCACCGATACCATTAGAGAAGAAATCAATGGCGGGTGCGAGAATCGAGTTAAAATCCATGGGAAAAAGAATAGTCCATAAAAGGCGTGGCGCAACCCCACTTCCCATCCGCGATGGACTAAACCCCACCCAAGCCCGTGTTCCGGAGGGCCCGATTTCTGCGTGGGATTTCGTCCGTGGTCTCATCACCTCCCAGCGCCACCGTCACCCCGACGATAACGACCAAGCCTTACAGGCCCGCTTCAACGCGAACGAGGTTGTGACCCAAAACGGAACGGCCCTTAACCCTGACAGCATCCTCGACACTAATGCGGTGGTGTACTTCTACCGCATCCCTGCGCCAGAGGTCCCTGTTCCCTATGACATCCCCATTCTCTTTGAGGACGAGCACCTCCTCGTCGTGGACAAACCGCCCTTCATGGCCACCATGCCCCGGGCCCGACACATCACAGAGACAGCAACCGTGCGCCTGCGCCGGATGACCGGCAACAACGAGCTCTCCCCCGCGCACCGCCTGGATCGCCTCACCTCAGGGATCCTCGTCTTCACCAAGGACCGCGCCGTTCGGGGCGCCTACCAGACATTGTTTGCCGAGCGCCGCGTCACCAAGACTTACGAAGCCATCGCCCCGCTTGCCGACGTCTCCCCCGGCACCCTCTGGCGCTCCCGCATGGAGAAGACTCCCGGTGAACTACAAGGACGCATCGTTGATGGTGAGGTGAACGCCATTACTGAGGTCCTTGCCGTAGAACCAATAGAAAAGACCCCCTACGAAGCCATTCACGGCCCACTTCCGCCACTGGCGAAATACACTCTCAAACCGCACACCGGGAAGACGCATCAGCTGCGCCTCCACATGCTTCAGGCAGGCATTCCCATTATTGGCGACCCCATCTACCCCGTCATCTACCCCTCCGAGGCCGAGGACATGCGCATTCCAATGCATTTGACCGCCACACACATTTCCTTCATTGACCCCGTTACCGGTGATACCCGTGGATTCAGCTCACAATTGCCCCTTTATACCCATAGATTGATTGCCCATTAA
- a CDS encoding universal stress protein: protein MAKEDIVVVAVDGSEASKNAVRWAANTATKRGIPLRIASSYTMPQFLYAEGMVPPKELFDDLQAETLEKIEEARAEAHRVSPELKIAHTVAEGSPIDMLLEMSKDVTMIVMGSRGMGGLSGMVMGSVSASVVSHASCPVVVVREDNQVTESTKYGPVVVGVDGSEVSQKATDYAFKEADARGAELIAVHTWMDMQVQASLAGLSAAQAEWAEVEREQADLLTERLAEHQKEYPNVSVKKLIARDRPVRALTDASEGAQLLVVGSHGRGGFKGMLLGSTSRALLQSAPCPMMVVRPDSE from the coding sequence ATGGCCAAGGAAGACATTGTCGTCGTAGCCGTCGATGGTTCGGAAGCGTCGAAGAACGCCGTCCGTTGGGCTGCTAATACTGCAACGAAGCGCGGAATCCCGCTTCGCATCGCATCGAGCTACACTATGCCGCAGTTCCTCTACGCCGAGGGCATGGTCCCTCCGAAGGAGCTTTTCGACGATTTGCAGGCAGAAACCCTGGAAAAGATCGAGGAGGCCCGCGCTGAGGCCCACAGGGTGTCGCCGGAGTTGAAGATTGCCCACACCGTGGCTGAGGGTTCCCCCATTGACATGCTGCTGGAGATGTCCAAGGACGTCACCATGATTGTCATGGGCTCCCGCGGTATGGGCGGCCTGTCCGGCATGGTCATGGGTTCCGTTTCGGCTTCTGTGGTCTCCCACGCTTCGTGCCCAGTTGTGGTTGTCCGTGAGGATAACCAGGTCACCGAGTCCACCAAGTACGGCCCTGTCGTCGTGGGCGTTGACGGTTCTGAGGTTTCCCAGAAGGCCACGGACTACGCCTTCAAGGAGGCTGATGCTCGCGGCGCTGAGCTCATCGCGGTACACACCTGGATGGATATGCAGGTGCAGGCTTCCCTGGCTGGACTTTCCGCCGCCCAGGCCGAGTGGGCAGAGGTCGAGCGCGAGCAGGCAGACCTGCTTACTGAGCGTTTGGCTGAGCACCAGAAGGAATACCCGAATGTGTCGGTTAAGAAGCTCATCGCGCGTGACCGTCCGGTTCGCGCACTAACGGATGCTTCCGAGGGGGCCCAGCTATTGGTCGTCGGTTCCCACGGCCGTGGCGGTTTCAAGGGCATGCTCTTGGGCTCCACCTCTCGCGCGCTGCTGCAGTCTGCGCCGTGCCCAATGATGGTGGTCCGCCCGGACTCCGAGTAA